From Nicotiana tabacum cultivar K326 chromosome 15, ASM71507v2, whole genome shotgun sequence, the proteins below share one genomic window:
- the LOC107812918 gene encoding small ribosomal subunit protein uS7-like — protein MDAGVVAAPVDASAENKVHSDVMLFNRWTYDDVQINDISVEDYITATASKHPVYMPHTAGRYQAKRFRKAQCPIVERLTNSLMMHGRNNGKKLMAVRIIKHAMEIIHLLTDQNPIQVIVDAVINSGPREDATRIGSAGVVRRQAVDISPLRRVNQAIYLLTTGARESAFRNIKTIAECLADELINAAKGSSNSYAIKKKDEIERVAKANR, from the exons ATGGACGCAGGTGTAGTGGCTGCCCCAGTAGATGCAAGCGCAGAGAATAAGGTTCACAGTGATGTTATGCTTTTCAATCGCTGGACCTACGACGATGTCCAG ATCAATGACATCTCTGTTGAGGATTACATCACAGCAACTGCTTCCAAGCATCCGGTTTACATGCCGCACACAGCTGGCAGATACCAGGCTAAGCGTTTCAGGAAGGCCCAGTGCCCAATTGTTGAGAGACTCACCAACTCTCTGATGATGCATGGACGGAACAACGGAAAGAAGCTAATGGCTGTCCGTATCATCAAGCATGCAATGGAGATCATTCATTTGTTGACTGACCAGAACCCAATTCAAGTCATTGTTGATGCCGTCATTAATAG TGGGCCAAGGGAAGATGCAACTCGTATTGGTTCAGCTGGTGTTGTGAGGCGTCAGGCTGTTGATATTTCTCCACTTCGCCGTGTTAACCAGGCGATTTATTTGCTGACAACTGGTGCACGCGAGAGTGCTTTCAGGAACATCAAGACAATAGCTGAGTGCCTTGCAGATGAACTCATCAATGCTGCCAAGGGTTCTTCAAATAG CTATGCCATTAAGAAGAAGGATGAGATTGAAAGAGTTGCTAAGGCCAACCGTTGA
- the LOC107812922 gene encoding IQ domain-containing protein IQM6-like — protein sequence MGITFSCPFANFEDLDTRVESYLVRTLSLGSDDMRIALQPRNFSDQITRKSILKSFSSGNMILEGTLTYKRREFEAKIALKTLVSDKEDKKIIRSDIILNGEEVSPKLHNIYEKDTRMLPAKCGKHRDQAAVKLQKTYKSFRTRRQLADCAVLVEQRWWKLLDSVELKHSSISFFETEKPQTAVSRWSRALTRAAKVGKGLSKDGKARKLALQHWLEAIDPRHRYGHNLRFYYTKWLQADSKQPFFYWLDIGEGKEVNLERCPRSKLQQECIKYLGPIEREAYEVVIVDGKFIYKQSRRLLDTRGGPQDAKWIFVLSVSKILYVGMKQKGTFQHSSFLAGGATLSAGRLVAEDGVIKAVWPQSGHYLPTEENFEAFMLFLKQHNVDVSIVQKFTNYEEAPFIRMECGVNIRNNLSASDFSQSNEESNLKSSDTITKKIDSTNKDDSRQPRVSRPKISVEIPEREGILKLFKETGQEPKDSMLQPVETPADGYETPEEYLSDTECSVSKKNLFDHENEDENKESVPEEKIIKRINSHIGKKSYQLAHQFSCRWTTGAGPRIGCMRDYPSELQFRVMEEVHLSPRTAFSTPSKSAPRYTPTIFSREATEGKRPSFEVVVFSEQDSTPSVKRDASFD from the exons ATGGGAATAACATTTTCCTGTCCGTTTGCCAATTTTGAGGATCTGGATACTCGGGTTGAATCTTATTTGGTGAGAACATTAAGTTTAGGAAGTGATGATATGAGGATTGCATTACAGCCCAGGAATTTCAGTGACCAAATTACTAGAAAGTCaattttgaaatcttttagtTCTGGAAATATGATCCTTGAGGGAACTCTTACCTATAAAAGGAGGGAATTTGAGGCCAAGATTGCATTGAAGACTCTTGTATCTGACAAGGAGGATAAGAAGATCATTAGATCAGACATTATATTGAACGGGGAAGAAGTTTCTCCAAAACTCCATAACATATATGAGAAAGATACTAGGATGCTACCAGCGAAATGTGGAAAACATAGAGATCAAGCTGCTGTAAAGTTGCAGAAGACATATAAAAGTTTTCGTACCCGAAGACAGCTTGCTGATTGTGCTGTTCTAGTTGAGCAGAGATG GTGGAAGCTATTAGATTCTGTTGAACTCAAGCACAGTTCTATATCATTCTTTGAAACTGAGAAACCTCAAACTGCTGTTTCTCGCTGGTCAAGAGCGTTAACTAGAGCTGCTAAG GTGGGTAAAGGTCTGTCCAAAGATGGAAAAGCACGTAAGCTTGCATTGCAACATTGGCTTGAAGCT ATTGATCCTCGACATCGCTATGGTCATAATCTTCGATTTTATTACACCAAGTGGCTCCAAGCTGACAGTAAACAACCCTTCTTCTATTG GCTGGACATAGGTGAAGGTAAAGAAGTGAATCTTGAGAGGTGCCCTAGATCAAAACTTCAACAAGAATGCATCAAGTATCTTGGTCCG ATAGAGAGGGAGGCATATGAAGTTGTCATTGTGGATGGAAAATTCATATACAAGCAGAGCAGAAGGCTGCTAGATACAAGGGGAGGCCCTCAAGATGCAAAGTGGATCTTTGTGCTTAGCGTGTCTAAGATTTTGTATGTTGGGATGAAGCAAAAAGGCACATTTCAGCATTCAAGTTTCTTGGCTGGTGGCGCCACATTGTCTGCGGGGAGATTAGTGGCGGAAGATGGTGTTATAAAG GCGGTCTGGCCTCAGAGTGGACATTACCTCCCCACAGAGGAGAATTTTGAAGCATTCATGTTATTTCTTAAGCAACATAATGTTGATGTCTCTATTGTTCAG AAATTCACAAATTATGAGGAAGCTCCCTTTATCAGGATGGAATGCGGTGTCAACATACGTAATAACTTATCAGCCTCAGATTTCAGCCAATCCAATGAAGAGAGCAACCTCAAAAGCTCAGACACAATTACAAAGAAGATTGATTCTACTAACAAGGATGACTCAAGGCAGCCCAgagtatcacgacccaaaatttctgTTGAAATACCAGAAAGGGAAGGCATTCTCAAGTTGTTTAAGGAGACGGGCCAAGAACCAAAAGACAGCATGCTGCAGCCCGTGGAAACTCCAGCAGATGGATATGAGACACCAGAAGAATATTTATCGGATACGGAATGTTCAGTTTCAAAGAAGAATTTATTTGATCatgaaaatgaagatgagaacaAAGAATCTGTACCCGAAGAAAAGATAATCAAGAGAATAAATTCACATATAGGTAAAAAGTCATATCAATTGGCTCATCAATTTTCTTGCAGATGGACAACTGGAGCTGGACCTCGTATTGGATGCATGAGGGACTATCCGTCCGAGCTCCAATTTCGCGTTATGGAGGAGGTGCATTTGTCTCCAAGAACTGCTTTTTCAACTCCCTCAAAATCTGCTCCTCGTTATACTCCTACTATCTTTTCTAGAGAAGCAACTGAAGGCAAAAGACCTAGTTTTGAAGTGGTGGTATTCTCTGAACAAGATAGTACTCCATCAGTAAAAAGAGATGCGAGTTTTGACTGA